In Girardinichthys multiradiatus isolate DD_20200921_A chromosome 18, DD_fGirMul_XY1, whole genome shotgun sequence, a single window of DNA contains:
- the si:dkey-202l22.3 gene encoding 7 transmembrane receptor domain-containing protein isoform X1: protein MNMDIFMDRDFGVTGNASYATGGPEGNKGQGLNHSDPLDMFVGMEVLQRFKPLFLPLYCLVVVVAGVGNSFLLACILADKKLHNATNFFIGNLAAGDLLMCLSCVPMTVSYAFDSHGWTFGQPLCHLVPLLQCATVFASVLSLTAIAVDRYIVVAHPVRKRISVWGCGAVTLCVWLLSLALAAPPSLYTRYLDLRPSGIDLVVCEEFWPDSGNLRLLYSCFILITSYMIPLLSVSVSYCGITVSLKRYSVPGEPSSSQQRWSQRRKKTFSLLVASVLAFALCWLPLQVLNLLLDLDPEFLIIGKRYINVLQVCCHLVAMSSACYNPFIYASLHSKVRMHLKGYLFHCQSHRGEMVDRAPSRT from the exons ATGAACATGGACATCTTTATGGATAGGGATTTTGGTGTGACTGGTAATGCTTCTTATGCAACAGGAGGGCCAGAAGGCAACAAAGGCCAAGGACTCAATCACAGTGACCCACTGGACATGTTTGTTGGGATGGAGGTTCTTCAACGGTTCAAACCTCTATTTTTGCCTCTTTACTGCCTTGTTGTGGTTGTTGCGGGCGTTGGAAACTCATTCTTGTTGGCCTGTATTTTGGCAGACAAGAAACTACACAATGCCACCAACTTCTTCATTGGTAATTTAGCTGCCGGCGACCTACTGATGTGCCTAAGTTGTGTCCCAATGACTGTGTCTTATGCCTTTGACAGCCATGGCTGGACTTTTGGACAACCTCTCTGCCACTTGGTGCCCTTGCTGCAGTGTGCCACAGTTTTTGCCTCAGTGCTTTCACTCACTGCCATTGCTGTTGATCGCTACATTGTTGTAG CTCATCCAGTACGGAAAAGAATTTCTGTTTGGGGCTGTGGGGCAGTGACtctgtgtgtctggcttttgtCTCTGGCCCTGGCTGCACCTCCGTCTCTCTACACACGCTACCTGGACCTTCGTCCCAGTGGGATTGACTTGGTGGTGTGTGAGGAATTCTGGCCCGATAGTGGCAATCTACGGTTGTTATACTCCTGCTTCATTCTTATAACTTCCTACATGATCCCGCTGCTGTCTGTCAGCGTCTCCTACTGCGGCATCACTGTTAGCCTGAAACGCTATTCGGTTCCTGGAGAGCCATCCAGCAGTCAACAACGCTGgagtcaaagaagaaaaaagacctTTTCTCTGTTGGTGGCCTCAGTGCTAGCATTTGCCCTGTGCTGGCTGCCTCTCCAG GTGCTGAACCTTTTGTTGGACTTGGACCCGGAGTTTCTCATCATTGGAAAACGCTACATAAATGTCCTACAAGTTTGCTGCCATTTAGTGGCTATGAGTTCTGCATGTTACAACCCTTTCATCTATGCCTCACTGCACAGCAAGGTGCGGATGCATCTGAAAGGCTACCTCTTTCATTGCCAAAGTCATCGGGGGGAAATGGTTGATAGAGCACCATCCAGGACCTGA
- the si:dkey-202l22.3 gene encoding 7 transmembrane receptor domain-containing protein isoform X2, producing MNMDIFMDRDFGVTGNASYATGGPEGNKGQGLNHSDPLDMFVGMEVLQRFKPLFLPLYCLVVVVAGVGNSFLLACILADKKLHNATNFFIGNLAAGDLLMCLSCVPMTVSYAFDSHGWTFGQPLCHLVPLLQCATVFASVLSLTAIAVDRYIVVAHPVRKRISVWGCGAVTLCVWLLSLALAAPPSLYTRYLDLRPSGIDLVVCEEFWPDSGNLRLLYSCFILITSYMIPLLSVSVSYCGITVSLKRYSVPGEPSSSQQRWSQRRKKTFSLLVASVLAFALCWLPLQGVTSRCRPCSTLRLIRRSTKRSWFPEADTRFFCSHGWHDVFFTLRALTLIFLVSPARIQIFTSMSEF from the exons ATGAACATGGACATCTTTATGGATAGGGATTTTGGTGTGACTGGTAATGCTTCTTATGCAACAGGAGGGCCAGAAGGCAACAAAGGCCAAGGACTCAATCACAGTGACCCACTGGACATGTTTGTTGGGATGGAGGTTCTTCAACGGTTCAAACCTCTATTTTTGCCTCTTTACTGCCTTGTTGTGGTTGTTGCGGGCGTTGGAAACTCATTCTTGTTGGCCTGTATTTTGGCAGACAAGAAACTACACAATGCCACCAACTTCTTCATTGGTAATTTAGCTGCCGGCGACCTACTGATGTGCCTAAGTTGTGTCCCAATGACTGTGTCTTATGCCTTTGACAGCCATGGCTGGACTTTTGGACAACCTCTCTGCCACTTGGTGCCCTTGCTGCAGTGTGCCACAGTTTTTGCCTCAGTGCTTTCACTCACTGCCATTGCTGTTGATCGCTACATTGTTGTAG CTCATCCAGTACGGAAAAGAATTTCTGTTTGGGGCTGTGGGGCAGTGACtctgtgtgtctggcttttgtCTCTGGCCCTGGCTGCACCTCCGTCTCTCTACACACGCTACCTGGACCTTCGTCCCAGTGGGATTGACTTGGTGGTGTGTGAGGAATTCTGGCCCGATAGTGGCAATCTACGGTTGTTATACTCCTGCTTCATTCTTATAACTTCCTACATGATCCCGCTGCTGTCTGTCAGCGTCTCCTACTGCGGCATCACTGTTAGCCTGAAACGCTATTCGGTTCCTGGAGAGCCATCCAGCAGTCAACAACGCTGgagtcaaagaagaaaaaagacctTTTCTCTGTTGGTGGCCTCAGTGCTAGCATTTGCCCTGTGCTGGCTGCCTCTCCAG GGTGTGACCAGCAGGTGCAGGCCCTGCAGCACATTAAGGCTCATCAGGAGGAGCACTAAGAGGAGCTGGTTCCCTGAGGCTGACACCAGATTTTTTTGTTCACATGGGTGGCATGATGTGTTCTTCACCCTCAGAGCTCTGACACTAATCTTCCTTGTCTCACCTGCCAGAATCCAGATTTTTACTTCGATGTCTGAGTTCTGA
- the si:dkey-202l22.3 gene encoding 7 transmembrane receptor domain-containing protein isoform X3, translating to MNMDIFMDRDFGVTGNASYATGGPEGNKGQGLNHSDPLDMFVGMEVLQRFKPLFLPLYCLVVVVAGVGNSFLLACILADKKLHNATNFFIGNLAAGDLLMCLSCVPMTVSYAFDSHGWTFGQPLCHLVPLLQCATVFASVLSLTAIAVDRYIVVAHPVRKRISVWGCGAVTLCVWLLSLALAAPPSLYTRYLDLRPSGIDLVVCEEFWPDSGNLRLLYSCFILITSYMIPLLSVSVSYCGITVSLKRYSVPGEPSSSQQRWSQRRKKTFSLLVASVLAFALCWLPLQNPDFYFDV from the exons ATGAACATGGACATCTTTATGGATAGGGATTTTGGTGTGACTGGTAATGCTTCTTATGCAACAGGAGGGCCAGAAGGCAACAAAGGCCAAGGACTCAATCACAGTGACCCACTGGACATGTTTGTTGGGATGGAGGTTCTTCAACGGTTCAAACCTCTATTTTTGCCTCTTTACTGCCTTGTTGTGGTTGTTGCGGGCGTTGGAAACTCATTCTTGTTGGCCTGTATTTTGGCAGACAAGAAACTACACAATGCCACCAACTTCTTCATTGGTAATTTAGCTGCCGGCGACCTACTGATGTGCCTAAGTTGTGTCCCAATGACTGTGTCTTATGCCTTTGACAGCCATGGCTGGACTTTTGGACAACCTCTCTGCCACTTGGTGCCCTTGCTGCAGTGTGCCACAGTTTTTGCCTCAGTGCTTTCACTCACTGCCATTGCTGTTGATCGCTACATTGTTGTAG CTCATCCAGTACGGAAAAGAATTTCTGTTTGGGGCTGTGGGGCAGTGACtctgtgtgtctggcttttgtCTCTGGCCCTGGCTGCACCTCCGTCTCTCTACACACGCTACCTGGACCTTCGTCCCAGTGGGATTGACTTGGTGGTGTGTGAGGAATTCTGGCCCGATAGTGGCAATCTACGGTTGTTATACTCCTGCTTCATTCTTATAACTTCCTACATGATCCCGCTGCTGTCTGTCAGCGTCTCCTACTGCGGCATCACTGTTAGCCTGAAACGCTATTCGGTTCCTGGAGAGCCATCCAGCAGTCAACAACGCTGgagtcaaagaagaaaaaagacctTTTCTCTGTTGGTGGCCTCAGTGCTAGCATTTGCCCTGTGCTGGCTGCCTCTCCAG AATCCAGATTTTTACTTCGATGTCTGA